Within Mycobacterium botniense, the genomic segment CCCGCCCCATAGCATTGGTTTTCGGCGCTCCCAGCGTTGCGCTGCCGCCACCGCCCGACCCTCCAAGGATCGTACCCACTGCGGGTCGATTATGGGAGTCAGACCTCGACCGCGAACATAATCGTCGAAGGCCTCGGCCGTCGTCCACTTCGGGTGGTAGCCAAGCTCTTCCCGCATCCGGGTGGTATCCATCACCCGGCCGAAACTCAAATAGTCGAGCTGGTCGCGGTTGATCTCGGTATAGCGATTAGCCCGTCTCAGCGAATCAAGCGCCCAGACCGCGAACCCGGGTATCGGCAAGGGGATGCGGCCCGCACGCCGGATCGCCTGCGACAGCATGATGATGCCGTCAGCGCCGATGTTGAACGTCCCGGACTTGCCGGCCATAACAGCGCGCTCCAGGGCGCCCAGCGCATCTTGTTCGTGGAGCAACTGCAACCGCGCGTCGCGCCCGACGATCGTCGGGACCAGCGGCCCGGCCAGGTAACGCGACAAGGTGGTGTCCATCGCCGGGCCGATCATGTTGGCCAGCCGCAGAATGGTCACCGCGATGTCAGGCCGGCGCCGGCCCAGCCCACGCGCATAGCCTTCGATATCGAGGCTGTCTTTGGGAAAACCCTGGCGAAACGGGCGCCGACTGCTGCTGTCCTCGGTGAACACCACCGGATCGCGGGCGCTCGAGCCGTAGACCTCCGAGGTCGACTTGAGCACCACGCGGCGCACCGACGGCGCCTTGTGGCAGGCCGCGAACAGCTGCATCGCGCCCATCACGTTGAGTTCTTTCAGCGCCGCGCCGCTACCGGCCCGCGGCGCATACGACGCCGCCGCGGCGTGCACCACGGTATCCACGTTATTGTTTCGAATT encodes:
- a CDS encoding SDR family oxidoreductase is translated as MGLSGEQTGNGTGGHTDSAHHPKVVLVTGACRFLGGYLTARLAQNPLINRVIAVDAVAPSKDMMRRMGRAEFVRADIRNPFILKVIRNNNVDTVVHAAAASYAPRAGSGAALKELNVMGAMQLFAACHKAPSVRRVVLKSTSEVYGSSARDPVVFTEDSSSRRPFRQGFPKDSLDIEGYARGLGRRRPDIAVTILRLANMIGPAMDTTLSRYLAGPLVPTIVGRDARLQLLHEQDALGALERAVMAGKSGTFNIGADGIIMLSQAIRRAGRIPLPIPGFAVWALDSLRRANRYTEINRDQLDYLSFGRVMDTTRMREELGYHPKWTTAEAFDDYVRGRGLTPIIDPQWVRSLEGRAVAAAQRWERRKPMLWGGVR